Genomic window (Oryza sativa Japonica Group chromosome 3, ASM3414082v1):
GGTCTTGATTTTATCATCAGTTTTCCCTTCAAAATCTACATGTTGACGAGAAAGATTAAGTATTTTGGTAGTAAAACTTATAACTACGAACTAGTGAAaccaagtacttcctccgtttcatattataagactttctagcattgcccacattcatatagatgttaatgaatctagacacatatatgtgtctagattcattaacatctatatgaatgtggtatatgtgtctagattcattaacatctatatgaatgtgggcaatgctagaaagtcttataatatgaaacggagggagtaatatgctAGAACCCTTCTGTATGTTGACAAATCAAGTAAAGACTACGTTGAAACAAATTATCCACATCCGGACAAAATTACTGCTCATTGAAGTTGCATTTGATGAATGAGTGTTCAACATTGCAGTTAAGAGAATTTTTAGTGCATAATCCCTCTATAAACACCAACACTTGTACATATACAACAGTAACATCTAACTGCTTGGACAGTTAACCACATCTTCAAACCACCTTGATTAATCTTTTGAGAGTAAAAGCAACTAAAGGGTTTTTACAATTTAAAGTAGCTGTTAATTTAGGCCTAAAGAGATTAATAAGATGCTTTTACAATATCCCTGTAAACTGAGAGTGAATACTTTGAAAAGACAGTTAGCAGTCACCCTGTAGTTGATAGGATCACTGGAACCCTGTGTATATAAATATTGTATATACTCCTATAGAGGACTCCAATGGTGGTGGTGAATGGTGTTTGTCACCAGTCTCACCACCCACCACCACTGCCATGAGGGACCCTTACTGGTGAGTAAGTGAACTTCTCTATAGACGAGTgtacaaatatatattaaaGGAACTATGTAGCTTGACGTAGATGTACAATTTTTTGGGAAATATTGATAACAATGGGgatattattgttgttgtttaGGGGGCTTTAGAGTGTATGGTGGGGTTCTCTTTTTCAAATTCTGACGCAAAGCATGTGCATTCAGCTAGTGTATTTAAATATCGTTACCATAGGTATCAACTTCTTTCATTTTTTCCTTGATCTCCTTTGACAACTGCAACACCTCATCTGTCTGCAAATGTtaacaagcaagcaagcaattcAATTGAAGTTCTAGACAAATAAGTTTCGATGCATATAGTTGGATAAATACCTGAGTAACCTCAGAAACAGATATTGCAATAGCAGCCTTGGCATCCTCATCAGCAAGACGCTTCAGCGCCCTCTGAATTTTCCTCTCGCACTCCACGATGAGCCTGTCTATCATTTCCTCGAGTTCCCTATCATAATTTTCTGTTCCTTTTGCCTTTACTTCTTCATAACTGCGAACAGTTCAGGAAGGCAAAGACCACTATACTCTATACAGTAGAGTGCGGAATATTTTAAAAGGAGAAAGATGAAGTGTTCCATAAGTCAAAGGATACTCCTTCCGTAGCTGCAGCGAATGAACTTTGGGGCAAGGCCCGAGATCCATTTTCTGCCATGAATGAATTAGCCGATTAGTTAACAGAATCACAGCACGAAATTATCTCAAATGAGAGAACCTAGATTTTGATTCACACCAACGCAATAGGCTAATAATATTGATTTACACTCCGAACCCTAATCTACGGCCTGACCCCAAGCGCTTACCCACCAAATTAACCTcccacaaagaaaaaaaaaacacagagaaGCATCATGGAGATGAGTGGATACTGGATACTGAGAAGGGGGAAGGTACCGTGAGCTGGAAGAGGTCGTGGGGGCAGAGGCCGGCGAGGAAGAGGCGGCAGACGTCGCGGTCGTAGTACTTGCGGCTGACCTCCCGCACGTCGCCGTTGCGGTTTGCCCCCATGAGCACGTCGAGTTGCTTCCTCATCGCATCCATGGCGCCAACCTACCTCCCCTCGACGCCCTCGGGGAGGAAATCGCGGGCGAGGTTGGGGTTTAGGGGCTCGCCTAGGGCTAGGGTTTCTGCCCAAATGAGCGAGCGGTAGGCGGCGAGACGCTCTCGGCTCTCCGACTCCAACCCAACCAGGATGGGGAAGACGACGTCCGGTTGTTTTATTCGGATGGGCCTCTTGCAAGACCATGTGGGCCGTAGGCTCCTACTAATGGGTCTACCATGATTGGGCTGCAACTAAATTGACAGGTCAGCCATTCTGGCGTGGGCTGGGCCCGATCCAAGGATGGCGTAGTCACGACAACACAGCATCTGTTGGGCCCGATCCACCTATATTatttagtttttgttttctaAAATTAGCTCAAGTTGGGCAAATCTACAATCTACaattttaataaaatagttGTGGTCTTCTATCATTTATGTTTGGGAAATTTGAATtgtcagccaaaatttaaattttcaaacttaaatttgaagttgattttgatttttttttcatcgaaacttatttttcagcctttacttttagatcattaagaatatgtatgtaaaaatttcattcacaaattatttttcgatTGTAGATATGCCAAACGATGGGGGCTGAAAGCTGaatctctccatcccaaaaataaataaacacaaAACAACATGTAATACATACTGCATAAACATATACATATTCATAGTGATATGATATGTCAAATCCTATAATTTCTTCGTCCCAAAATGTTAACACCTAGAATATGATTTGATGAATATGGACAAAACTTTTGTTTATTTCGAAATGGAGGGAGAAAACCTGCGCACAATATTACACACATGaatgtcaaatatttatcatttattttcGTTTTTTTAGTATGTGTTAGCGGAACTCAAACGTAGATATGCACATGATGTAATGATGAAAAACTATACAAATTTTACTCAGATAACTTTTAAAATGTTTGGAATATGCTCATaacatttttttccattttccataaattaaacaaagcaaagGAAGGTCAATGACAACGTGGGATTATTTCACGAACACCAACAAACAAAACCGAGCAGACATCCATTCCCTTCCCACTCGTCAGAAGCATCCGCCGCCTACCTGCCAACCCCTAGAATTCCGAAAATGCCCCTGGACCCCgactcctcgccggcgccgccgcaccgggACTGGTTcttcccgccggcgccgcccttcctcccgtCCTCCAGAGCCCGAACGCCGAgggcccccttcccctccacctcccgcTCCTCCAATCCATACTCCTTCCCggaccgccggccgcctcctaccccgcgctcccgctcccgctcccccctcccgccgccggagcagcagaagcagcagcagccgcccccgacgacgcctcctcccgccccgcgccgtcgcgaCCCCCGGTATGCTGGCGTCCGCCGTGGCGATGTCCGAACGCTCACCGCcgagaaagcggcggcggcggcggcggttcctaCGGCCGCGCAGGTGCACGGGAGCAAGTCAGCGGCGTCGGCGACCACCCTCCGATGGTCAGGGATGGTATCCGTGGCGGTAAGAAATGGGTGAGCTCGCGGGGTTTTCGCGTTTGACTTTTGTTGACTGACGGTTTAACCGCGTAAACCTGATGCTTGCAGGCTATTGTGCTCTGCTTCTCTTCCCTTGTCCGCAGTAACTCCTCGCTACATGATCAGGTCCACCATTTGAAGGTAAAATTCCAACTGATTCCAATGCACATTCTGCATAACTGCGCACTTATACGCGGATTCTATCAGGCTCAGCTTGCGGAAGCTACTACAAAATTGCAGTCTTGTATTACAGAGTCCTCGATGGATATGAGTAGCATATTATCATATCAGAGCAATAACAGTACTTCGCAGAACAGAGGTCTTAAGAATTTCTCATTGCTGCTCTCGCTTTCTACGCTGTACGCCCCATTACTCATTCTTAAGTACATGGACCTTTTCTTAAAGCTGAGGAGTTCGCAAGACTCCGAAGAAGAAGTTCCCATAAACAAGCGGTTGGCATACCGAGTTGATATATTTTTATCACTTCAACCATATGCTAAACCCTTGGTTCTACTTGTTGCTACATTGTTACTTATTGGTCTTGGTGGCCTGGCTCTTTATGGTGTAAATGATGATAGCCTTTTAGATTGCCTCTGGCTGTCCTGGACCTTTGTTGCTGATTCGGGCAACCATGCAAACGCAGAAGGCTTTGGACCAAAGTTAGTTTCAGTTTCAATTAGTATCGGTGGGATGCTGGTTTTTGCCATGATGCTTGGGCTTGTAACAGATTCGATCTCTGAGAAGTTTGATTCACTGAGGAAAGGAAGAAGTGAGGTCATAGAGCAAAGCCACACGCTGGTCCTTGGGTGGAGTGACAAACTGGTAATCCTGCATTCAATCCTGCTAATCTTTATCGCAAAATTCCATATTTCTACCTACCTGTCCTGTTATGTTCCTTGTTGTTTGGGAATGATGTTATACCAATAGCTATTAAATATAGCTCTAACTAGGGACGTCATTGCAACTGTTACATTGCTTTTTATTGCATAGCAGTCTCGCTACAAAAGTAAAGTAGTTAGTGAATTCTGGTATTTAGTTTAAATATGCAAATTTCTTATATATCTGTTTCTGCAGATCAACTGATCTGAGCACAAGCTGTTCCTCTCCAGATTACTGTAGTCTAAGTGTCTAACCTATTTCCTTTTGTGGCAACAGGGATCATTGCTGAACCAAATTGCTATTGCTAATGAAAGTTTGGGAGGAGGAACCATTGTAGTGATGGCTGAGAAAGACAAAGAGGAAATGGAAGCAGACATTGCTAAAATGGAGTTTGACTTGAAAGGAACAGCTATAATTTGTAGAAGTGGAAGCCCTCTGATTCTAGCTGACTTGAAAAAGGTAAACATTGTGATGTAGTGATTCTGCTAACCCGCATTATGATCTGTTGGCACTTGGCAGTAATCAATAGACAATTGGATGGTTGTTATGTTAAtttaatgactcactattactTTACTAAATCTATATGCAACTCTTTGTTGAACTGAATCTGCCTTCATGTACAAGGTCTCAGTTTCTAAAGCGCGTGCAATTGTGGTTTTAGCTGAAGAAGGAAATGCTGACCAGGTACATTGTGCTAGTTAATTTGTATTATTATACATGACGCTTTAGCTTACACCATTGCCTCTTTTCTAGAGTGACGCACGCGCATTGCGAACAGTCTTGAGTTTAACTGGGGTCAAAGAAGGGCTAAGAGGTCACATAGTTGTTGAGCTTAGCGACCTTGACAATGAGGTTCTAGTCAAACTTGTTGGTGGAGACCTTGTGGAAACTGTTGTTGCACATGATGTGATAGGTCGTTTGATGATACAATGTGCACGTCAGCCAGGCCTTGCTCAGGTTTCTTTCTAATCAACAGTAATTTCTGAACAAAGTTATTTTTTGATGACACAAGTTCTTTCTGGATAATAGATACTTCTTCAAGGGAAACTCATACTGAACATCCTGATTTGATTCCACTTATTGTCTGTATTATGGAATCTCATGTCATGTGCATCCAGAAAACCTATTTTAGTACAAAGTCTGATTACTTTTTGAAACTTTTTACACACTTGTATTTTTCGCTTGATTGTGGATGTAAATATGCTACTATGTTGACCACTTGACCCAATTTAAATCACTTTATAGTTATGCTCTTGTTTGCACTGCCACTAATTGACTTAGTATTTTATCTACTTCTGTGGTTCTTTTTAGCCTGGCACGGCATAATTCTTAAGAAACTAGCCTATCTTCTTGTTCTACATGCGCAATAATTCACTCTTAAATATTTCCTGCATGTACATAATGCTTACTATAATTACCTGGCTGTTTGAGTATTGCATATAGTCTACTACATGCACAGCCTTCCTATTTACTAATTTAATGTGTCCCTTTAAATACTAATGGAGTTGCATAAACAGATATGGGAAGATATCCTTGGCTTCGAAAACTGTGAGTTCTATATTAAAAGATGGCCTCAGTTGGATGGTATGCAATTTGAAGATGTGCTCATTAGCTTTCCTGATGCCATTCCATGTGGCATAAAGGTGGCATCTTATGGTGGCAAGATTATTTTAAATCCGGATGACTTTTATGTCTTGCAAGAGGGTGATGAGGTGCTAGTAATTGCAGAAGATGATGACACATATGCCCCAGCGCCATTACCCAAGGTAACCATTAATCTGTAAGAACAAAATTATCTGAAACTTTCTGTTCTTTTTATATCATCTATCAGGACTTTTTTTTGTATCCCTTCTGGCTCTGTAACATTAATATTGAATTACTGTTGTTAGTCATGCCATGTTTACATATTTAACTATTTTCTGTACAGCTCCTTAGATATCTTATTATCGGTGCCTGTCAGCCTGTGCATTGCTAGTCTACTTGTTGCATTTCATGAAGTATACTCATCTTGGTTGACGTTGTTTTTAAGCTCATTGCTATTTCCTCTCATTTACCATTTGGCATCTTTTATTGATATATTTATCTGAATCACTAGCCATATCCTATTTACAACTTACTGCATCAACCTAATTGCTTCAAAACTCTGTAGTATTTCACACGAGTTCTTCCAATGGTGTCTTATGCGAATTCTTCTCCTTGTAATATTGTTAGGCTCTTGAGATCCATAAGTGCAGACAACCGCATGGTTGTCAATAGAATTTTAGCTTCTGCCCAACTGGAACTAGATTGCTTTTGCACAATTCAAAAGTAATTTCTCCTGCTTTGCTCATTAAGCACCGGAAAAGACAACTGCATGAGTCAATTTATGCCTTATAGATggcaattactccctccattccagaatataacaacttttagctatgaatctggactagtgcatgtccagatttgtagctaaaagttgctatattttgggatggtggTAGTATTAGCCTTTGTTGTTACTTGCTAAAAGCCTAAAACTACAAAAGCTAGCTAACTTACTAGGAAAGTTCTAACATAGATACTGCACATAT
Coding sequences:
- the LOC4334751 gene encoding probable ion channel CASTOR isoform 1 (isoform 1 is encoded by transcript variant 1) — translated: MPLDPDSSPAPPHRDWFFPPAPPFLPSSRARTPRAPFPSTSRSSNPYSFPDRRPPPTPRSRSRSPLPPPEQQKQQQPPPTTPPPAPRRRDPRYAGVRRGDVRTLTAEKAAAAAAVPTAAQVHGSKSAASATTLRWSGMVSVAAIVLCFSSLVRSNSSLHDQVHHLKAQLAEATTKLQSCITESSMDMSSILSYQSNNSTSQNRGLKNFSLLLSLSTLYAPLLILKYMDLFLKLRSSQDSEEEVPINKRLAYRVDIFLSLQPYAKPLVLLVATLLLIGLGGLALYGVNDDSLLDCLWLSWTFVADSGNHANAEGFGPKLVSVSISIGGMLVFAMMLGLVTDSISEKFDSLRKGRSEVIEQSHTLVLGWSDKLGSLLNQIAIANESLGGGTIVVMAEKDKEEMEADIAKMEFDLKGTAIICRSGSPLILADLKKVSVSKARAIVVLAEEGNADQSDARALRTVLSLTGVKEGLRGHIVVELSDLDNEVLVKLVGGDLVETVVAHDVIGRLMIQCARQPGLAQIWEDILGFENCEFYIKRWPQLDGMQFEDVLISFPDAIPCGIKVASYGGKIILNPDDFYVLQEGDEVLVIAEDDDTYAPAPLPKVMRGYLPKDFVVPKSPERILFCGWRRDMEDMIMVLDAFLAPGSELWMFNDVPEMDRERKLIDGGLDFSRLENITLVHREGNAVIRRHLESLPLESFDSILILADESVEDSAIQADSRSLATLLLIRDIQAKRLPFREAMVSHVTRGSFCEGSWIGEMQQASDKSVIISEILDPRTKNLLSVSKISDYVLSNELVSMALAMVAEDRQINDVLEELFAEQGNEMQIRPADLYLREDEELNFFEVMLRGRQRKEIVIGYRLVDAERAIINPPDKVSRRRWSAKDVFVVITEKE
- the LOC4334751 gene encoding probable ion channel CASTOR isoform 2 (isoform 2 is encoded by transcript variant 2), encoding MPLDPDSSPAPPHRDWFFPPAPPFLPSSRARTPRAPFPSTSRSSNPYSFPDRRPPPTPRSRSRSPLPPPEQQKQQQPPPTTPPPAPRRRDPRYAGVRRGDVRTLTAEKAAAAAAVPTAAQVHGSKSAASATTLRWSGMVSVAAIVLCFSSLVRSNSSLHDQVHHLKAQLAEATTKLQSCITESSMDMSSILSYQSNNSTSQNRDSISEKFDSLRKGRSEVIEQSHTLVLGWSDKLGSLLNQIAIANESLGGGTIVVMAEKDKEEMEADIAKMEFDLKGTAIICRSGSPLILADLKKVSVSKARAIVVLAEEGNADQSDARALRTVLSLTGVKEGLRGHIVVELSDLDNEVLVKLVGGDLVETVVAHDVIGRLMIQCARQPGLAQIWEDILGFENCEFYIKRWPQLDGMQFEDVLISFPDAIPCGIKVASYGGKIILNPDDFYVLQEGDEVLVIAEDDDTYAPAPLPKVMRGYLPKDFVVPKSPERILFCGWRRDMEDMIMVLDAFLAPGSELWMFNDVPEMDRERKLIDGGLDFSRLENITLVHREGNAVIRRHLESLPLESFDSILILADESVEDSAIQADSRSLATLLLIRDIQAKRLPFREAMVSHVTRGSFCEGSWIGEMQQASDKSVIISEILDPRTKNLLSVSKISDYVLSNELVSMALAMVAEDRQINDVLEELFAEQGNEMQIRPADLYLREDEELNFFEVMLRGRQRKEIVIGYRLVDAERAIINPPDKVSRRRWSAKDVFVVITEKE
- the LOC4334751 gene encoding probable ion channel CASTOR isoform X1; translation: MPLDPDSSPAPPHRDWFFPPAPPFLPSSRARTPRAPFPSTSRSSNPYSFPDRRPPPTPRSRSRSPLPPPEQQKQQQPPPTTPPPAPRRRDPRYAGVRRGDVRTLTAEKAAAAAAVPTAAQVHGSKSAASATTLRWSGMVSVAAIVLCFSSLVRSNSSLHDQVHHLKAQLAEATTKLQSCITESSMDMSSILSYQSNNSTSQNRGLKNFSLLLSLSTLYAPLLILKYMDLFLKLRSSQDSEEEVPINKRLAYRVDIFLSLQPYAKPLVLLVATLLLIGLGGLALYGVNDDSLLDCLWLSWTFVADSGNHANAEGFGPKLVSVSISIGGMLVFAMMLGLVTDSISEKFDSLRKGRSEVIEQSHTLVLGWSDKLGSLLNQIAIANESLGGGTIVVMAEKDKEEMEADIAKMEFDLKGTAIICRSGSPLILADLKKVSVSKARAIVVLAEEGNADQSDARALRTVLSLTGVKEGLRGHIVVELSDLDNEVLVKLVGGDLVETVVAHDVIGRLMIQCARQPGLAQIWEDILGFENCEFYIKRWPQLDGMQFEDVLISFPDAIPCGIKVASYGGKIILNPDDFYVLQEGDEVLVIAEDDDTYAPAPLPKVKEAVYIDIVHPERNPQKILLCGWRRDIDDMIVVLDAFLAPGSELWMFNDVPEMDRERKLIDGGLDFSRLENITLVHREGNAVIRRHLESLPLESFDSILILADESVEDSAIQADSRSLATLLLIRDIQAKRLPFREAMVSHVTRGSFCEGSWIGEMQQASDKSVIISEILDPRTKNLLSVSKISDYVLSNELVSMALAMVAEDRQINDVLEELFAEQGNEMQIRPADLYLREDEELNFFEVMLRGRQRKEIVIGYRLVDAERAIINPPDKVSRRRWSAKDVFVVITEKE